GATGCGGTCAGCTAATAGATCGGCTTCACGCAAGTCGTGAGTCACGAGCAGAATGGGAATATTCAAATCCTTGCGAAGCTCGGCAAGTGTTTTATAAAGACCTTGGCGGGTAGGTGCATCAATTGCAGAGAAGGGCTCATCTAGCAATAGTATTTTGGGCGATCTTGCCAGGGCTCTTGCTAGAGCGACTCGTTGCTGTTGTCCGCCAGAGAGTTGGTTAGGCATACGCTGAGCTAATTCACCAATACCCATGCGATCGAGCCATTGTTGCGCTAGGACTCTCCGATCACTCAATCTATCGATAGTGTTGTGCAGCGGAATACAAACATTGTCTACAGCAGATAGATGGGGGAAGGAGGGCGTATTGCTGAAATAAAAATCCACAAGAGCGTTGTGCAGGAGACAAAGCTTTGATGATTCCCTGAATATCATTGGCCTCAAACCATGGTTGACCGTCGCATTCAATTTTGCCGATTTGAGCATTATTCAGGCCCGCAATGGTACGAAGTGCAGTGGTCTTGCCGCTACCTGAGGGGCCCACTAATGCGTGAAGTTCGCCAGCTACACACTCAATATTGAGTTGCAGTGGATTGGGAGTGGTTTGGGAGAGTTGAATTTTGAGCATTAGCTTCTTCTCACCGCTTTGTGTGATGGGCTAAAGAGGCCATACGATAGTGCGATTGCAAACAGTGAGGTGCCTAGCAATAATAACGAGAGCGAACCTGCGCCAGCAGTATCAAAACTTTGTACTTTGTCGTAGATGGCAATCGATACGGTTTTGGTTTCTCCGGGGATGGCGCCACCAACCATCAGAATGACTCCGAACTCTCCGAGGGTGTGAGCGAAAGTAAGAACTGCGGCGCTAGTAATACCGCGCCAAGCCAAAGGCAGCTCGATTAAGCGAAATATTTACCATTTC
This genomic interval from Polynucleobacter necessarius contains the following:
- a CDS encoding ABC transporter permease, producing the protein MAWRGITSAAVLTFAHTLGEFGVILMVGGAIPGETKTVSIAIYDKVQSFDTAGAGSLSLLLLGTSLFAIALSYGLFSPSHKAVRRS
- a CDS encoding ATP-binding cassette domain-containing protein; translated protein: MLKIQLSQTTPNPLQLNIECVAGELHALVGPSGSGKTTALRTIAGLNNAQIGKIECDGQPWFEANDIQGIIKALSPAQRSCGFLFQQYALLPPSICCRQCLYSAAQHYR